The genomic DNA ATGGAGAAGTTCTCTTTTGTAAAACAGTTTAGGATTTCCGCGTGTTATGTGAATCCAGACTATTGATTTGATGGAATTGTTCGGATTTGTGTATTCATCATGTCTTATTTTTTGCATTTTAGTTGGtttttactttgtttatttgtgaatattttgtacatttCTCGTGCACCGCTTTAGTTGATTGTGAGTTGGATTTGTAATTTGAAGTGAACTAGGTAGCTTTAGTTATTAACTTCCATATTCTTATCTCTTGGCCTTAAAAATTCACAGCCTCGGATTATTACCGGTTTGATGATCTATTGACTCCTGAGGAGCAGGCTATGAGATTGAGAGTAAGAAAGTGTATGGAGAAAGACGTCGCTCCAATTATGGCAGAGGTATCCCTCTTGCTCTATCCATTTGTGCATTTCATATTAATGCTAAAACAGTAAGTATGTAATGATCTAACTATAAACAATGAGATTGATATGCGAATTCGTTTTTTCAGTACTGGGAGAAGGCACAGTTTCCATTTCAAATTATTCCAAAGCTTGCTGCATTGCGCATTGCTGGTGGCACAATCAAGGTGCTTAATACATATATTAATACGTTATTTTTAAATCTTGCGTTCGAAAATTTGGTGGATGGGTTGGTAAACTCGCTTTTGGCCTTCTTGCTATCAGGGTTATGGGTGTCCTGGTCTTTCTATTACGGCAAGTGCTTTTGCTACAGCTGAACTTGCTAGAGTTGATGCAAGCTGTTCTACTTTCGTCTTGGTTCATTCCTCACTAGCAATGCTTACTATTGGTTAGAATTTGGATAATTTTACTTTTGACATTTTGATTTTAAATAACCAAACCTTCACTGAAAAATGATGCTGTTGACAAGTTAAGACTCACAACTAGTGTAACTTTTCTGGACTGTCAAGAATAGCATTATGTGGTTCGGAAGCTCAAAAGCAGAAATATCTACCTTCTTTGGCTGAATTTAAGACTGTAGCCTGCTGGGTAAGCTGCTTTTTTATGATATGTGTCTGATATCTTTATTGCTAATGTCAAGATACTGAAATCTGTTCATCTGCATGTTAAAGGGTTTGACCGAACCTGACTACGGAAGTGATGCGAGTGCCTTGAGAACGACAGCAACAAAGGTCAAGGATTTCAACCttcccatttgcttctttattTCTGTTATTGGCCTAGTGTGGGCAGGGTGACTGTCCGGGGCCCAAAAAAATtaggggcaccaaaattattagtgtGGCATATTTATATACGTTTtcataaaagtataaatttataaaatttggtttaatgacaaagaaatttaactagaaccagtgattttgttgtttgaaattaatgaggaggtcttgggttcaaaacaccatgtgtgcttatttaaatttcaatttttacaaatttcttttcataatagtatacatttataaaatttggctaaatgattaGAAGTTTAACTAGAAGTAAtggtttttgtatttaaaattaacgagaggtcctaagtttgaaatgctatgtgcatgttcatttttttcaatttttacgaatttttgtttggttgttaatttatttttaattactagCCAGTAACTATGTGGgttgctatttttaaacatttgttccaattcaagtctaatctttAACAAAGGGTAATgcgtagactaaatttttagaccaaatttgcaaatcatatgacgtgtcatcaaaaggtttaatttagtgcccattcattacttatacatatcattaaaaattcgaaaatatcattatttttttagtcttatatTGACGAGGTTAGTcaataagaaaaaacacctcacgatttatacaaaaacattttaaaagttcagatggaagacaaaactcataatctatCGACTTGTAAGCCTgaagttttttggtttccttctcTCGATACAAAATACATTAGTTTTTCCATGTTTCTAAATTACTGAGTTTGAAGTGCTTTTCTAATTATAATTTATCAATGTCTTTATgtgtaaaaacaaataatttttaatatgaAGTGAGGGCACATTTTTTGGCGTCATCCCGGGCTTCAAAAATCTCTGGACCGGCCAAACTGTTAAATGGTATTTGTCATGGCTGTGATCTCATGCTATATAACGTATTCTTTGTGCTGTTGGGATCATCAGGTGGAAGGAGGTTGGATACTTGAGGGCCAAAAGCGATGGATAGGAAACAGTACATTTGCTGATGTCTTGGTTATTTTTGCTAGGAATACAACAACAAATCAGATTAATGGGTATGTAAAACAGAAACATGCGAACCCTCTTAGTATGTAACTTATGcaaaattttatgaatatttctTTAGCTTCAAAGTTATGCAAAATTCTATGAATATTTCTTTCTGATTATCTTTCCCCTTATATTCACATCACGTTGGTGTTTAGATGCTCTAGAGTAATCCAAAAGTTGGCATGATGGTTTTCTGTAGCAGCACTCTCATGTTGAATGCCTTttttctccttctatttcagatttataataaagaagaatgCCCCTGGACTGGCAgctacaaaaatagaaaataaaattggtcTACGCATTGTCCAAAATGGAGATATTCTCTTAAATAAAGTATTTGTTCCTGATGAGGAAAGGCTGCCTGGTGTTAATTCTTTTCAGGATACTAGCAAGGTAAGCTGCAAAGCCGTGTTGGTGGAATTTGTTTAATCTTCTCTCTTTAGAGTAATTTAGGCATAAATTCTACTTCTTATTCGACCATATGTTTAATAAACAAGACATGAGAGGTATTACTTTCTGTACTGTGATTTTGAGATCATGTTCAAGCTTGACTAGAGATTCATCTTTGTTCTTGCTTAGCTCTTTCTTCACCTTTTGAGAGATAAGGCTTGATACTGCGATGATATTATACCAAAGTTATAACTCTGAATCTTCTTTCTATGTAGCATAGAGCAAATTTTTTCGTTCTGTTGCCCTAACATAAAGCAGATGTGAATCAATTGATTCATTTGTTAAGGAATTTTCAAATAGTTTACATTGTTATGGTCTCTCATTTCTCACACATTAGAATGACACGTATAATGCTGCCTTTGTGAGTATTTATTGATTTGATGTTGATTTAAACTACTTAAAACAGGTTCTTGCTGTTTCGCGTGTCATGGTCGCCTGGCAACCTATTGGTTTATCTATGGGAGTCTATGATATGTGTCACAGGTATTAAAAAGTTCCTAagcgcctctctctctctctctctctctctctctctctctctctctctctcacatcttCAATTCAGTGTATTTTCAAGTTTCCTTGGTACCGAGTCTGAATTATAAGGAATTGGAAGGTATCTGAAGGAGAGGAAACAATTTGGAGCCCCCCTTGCAGCTTTCCAAATCAACCAAGAGAAACTTGTTCGTATGCTTGGTAATGTTCAAGCTATGGTTCTTATAGGTTGGCGCCTCTGCAAGCTGTATGAGGCAGGTAAAATGACTCCAGGTCATGCTAGCATGGGGAAGGTAAGAAAAAATGACGTCCTGATGCATTTGGTTATCCTATTGCTtatccattcaaaatattcAGAATAATAAATGTGTGCAATTTTCAGGCATGGATCACTCTGAGAGCAAGGGAAACGGTTGCTCTGGGAAGGGAATTGCTAGGTGGCAACGGAATCTTATCTGATTTTCTTGTTGCAAAGGTAATTTGCTTATTTGtggatttaaaatttttctttttagaatCTATAGAAGGATTGGAACGTTTTTTATtagatgaattttcaagctagGACTTGACACGGGCGTTTGTTATATACGTCCACCTTTTAGTTTCACCTTTTGAGCCCTTTTCATTTTGGGGTCACCTTGCAGGCTTTCGGTGATCTGGAACCCATCTACACATTCGAAGGCACGTATGACATCAACTCCTTGGTCACCGGCAGGGAAGTCACTGGCATTGCCAGCTTCAAGCCACCTGCTTCAAGCCAACGGAGCCGCCTGTAGCAGTGTAACTTATCCGAATCTCAACTCCCTCCGCAAGTTTGTTTCGTTAACAAGGTTGTCTGATGTCAAATGGGATGAAGTAAACTTATCCATTGACAACCAAAATTAAGGACGCCTTATAAATTCTGGTTTTTGAACATTGTATCGTCATAGTTCTGAAAGACAAATAAACGATCTCAGCAGATCGCCGCATTCGACTTTTCAGTGAGTAGTAAACTGAGTTATTCGCCAGAAAAGCGCCATACCTGTGCAGGCGCCGGCGGCATAACTGGAGTGACGAAAAGAAATGAACTTTTTGAAACTTATGACCAGAGATTGCTAAACTTGGTGGTTGGGTCAACAGAAGCTGCCAATGCGTCTGTATTGAGCACGTTATCTTAAAAAAATATGCATCATCCAAGCTCCATTGCAGAATACAATCATAATcaatagggaactttaacgtaAAAACCTtcagtactgtttactttaacgaaatatcatatttttactctaaaaaatgaatcctagtactattcgtttacaacatttttttatcattttcgttaaaactcaaagttttaaaatctttttcattagtttttcttattaaaTATAAGATAATATACATCTCAAAATTAGCATACCATAATCAAAATTATTAGCCTAACCTACCATACATTTTcgtcaaaaataaaaactcataatTAACAATagaaaactttaacaaaaagttttcggtattatttactttaacgaaaaatcacatatttttatactaaaaaatcaatcctaatactattcactttcctttttattttgtctaaaaacttaaaattttcaaatttttttattaattttcctttaccAAGATAAACCACAAAATTCTCGAAAATTCTACCACCTACTAGTACTACCAATTGGACTCCCACCGCCGCCGCTCCTTCCGCTCAATTCCCTCCGCTTCTCGGCGTCCCTCTCCAACCCCAAACTCCTAATCTTCAACTGAAACTGCGCCACCGCCGTCAAAAACCTCACCGCCTGCCTCGAGCTAAGTATCTCCACCAGCTTCGTCACCATCGTCGTCCTCAGCAAGTTGGCATTCACCAGCACGGACTCCAATGCCGGCTTCAGCGATTCGATCACCGCGATGTCCTCCACGATCCCCCCGTCCCTGGCCCTCCCGTACCGCCGCAGCACGTCGACGAACGGCGGCGCCGCCACGCTCTCGTGAATCTTGGCAAGCTTGTCGTTAAGCACGCGCTCCTCGACCCGGGTCTCCTCCCTCAGCCGGGCTATATTGACCCGCTGCCGGTCGCTCAAATCGGGCACCGACTCCGTCACTATCCGGAATACGAGACCCGGTTTGTACCCGGCGATCCAAAGGAGGGTCCTTTCGTAGGAACTAAACCACTTCGGGGAGAAAACCACGAAAACATCCCGATGGGCAAGTCGCGATTTCTCGTCGTAGTACTGCTGGTAATGGAGGAGAACCCGGGATATCAAATCTCGAAGGTCTTCATCTCGGGCCTCGTCGATTGTCTGTTGGGTCGATAGGAGCTCGTCGAGGAAGTGTTCTTGCCGGACCAGCCAGCCCTCGAAGAATGCCACGAATGTGTTCGATGTATTGCCGCTGTGAGAACCGGTTGAcataaccaaaacaaaaacagagaAGATTTCTGGGATTTCAAAGGGGACGAAGTACAGAGAGATGGGCGTGATTAAATAGGAGATTGGATTTGAAAGGTGGGTTCTTTTGGTATTTTGATTTCGCTTTGTGGGCAAGTAATGCTAATGGGTGGGGATACTTCGAGAGCAAGGTTCatacattttgtttctttagggagagaaagaggagaggagaaaaCAGAGGAGGTAATGGTCAGACGGAGACGCGTGTGCAGGTGgatgccattatatatatatatatatatatatagagacacagagagagagagagagagatagagagagagagaggtgaaatAGTGGGATAATAGTTAAACGGTGG from Pyrus communis chromosome 17, drPyrComm1.1, whole genome shotgun sequence includes the following:
- the LOC137722553 gene encoding acyl-coenzyme A oxidase 4, peroxisomal-like; its protein translation is MTVPPNQDDVKKNERTNYFNSPALDVSLAFPQATPASTFPPCASDYYRFDDLLTPEEQAMRLRVRKCMEKDVAPIMAEYWEKAQFPFQIIPKLAALRIAGGTIKGYGCPGLSITASAFATAELARVDASCSTFVLVHSSLAMLTIALCGSEAQKQKYLPSLAEFKTVACWGLTEPDYGSDASALRTTATKVEGGWILEGQKRWIGNSTFADVLVIFARNTTTNQINGFIIKKNAPGLAATKIENKIGLRIVQNGDILLNKVFVPDEERLPGVNSFQDTSKVLAVSRVMVAWQPIGLSMGVYDMCHRYLKERKQFGAPLAAFQINQEKLVRMLGNVQAMVLIGWRLCKLYEAGKMTPGHASMGKAWITLRARETVALGRELLGGNGILSDFLVAKAFGDLEPIYTFEGTYDINSLVTGREVTGIASFKPPASSQRSRL
- the LOC137722084 gene encoding protein ZW2-like, whose protein sequence is MSTGSHSGNTSNTFVAFFEGWLVRQEHFLDELLSTQQTIDEARDEDLRDLISRVLLHYQQYYDEKSRLAHRDVFVVFSPKWFSSYERTLLWIAGYKPGLVFRIVTESVPDLSDRQRVNIARLREETRVEERVLNDKLAKIHESVAAPPFVDVLRRYGRARDGGIVEDIAVIESLKPALESVLVNANLLRTTMVTKLVEILSSRQAVRFLTAVAQFQLKIRSLGLERDAEKRRELSGRSGGGGSPIGSTSRW